Proteins from a genomic interval of Rhodococcoides fascians A25f:
- a CDS encoding NAD(P)-dependent alcohol dehydrogenase, which translates to MRAVQVVGYHKNLEMTEVPIPEVQGPLDVIVKIGGAGVCRTDLHILEGQWAEKSGVTLPYTIGHENAGWVHAVGSAVTNVREGDKVILHPLVTCGLCRACRSGDDVHCETSDFPGIDTNGGYADYLRTNARTVVKIDDSLEPSAVAALADAGLTAYHAAAKAARRLTPRDKCVVIGAGGLGHIGIQVLEALSPAELIVIDRNADAVKLALTLGADHAVVADGTQVDQVMELTRGFGAEVVLDFVGENGSTAEGLAMTRRAGDYHVIGYGENVDVPTIDLVSAEKNIVGNLVGSYNDLCDLMSLAARGAVNLHTQTYALDDFQSAIDDLDNGRVRGRAILVP; encoded by the coding sequence ATGCGCGCAGTCCAGGTGGTCGGGTACCACAAGAATCTGGAGATGACCGAGGTTCCGATTCCGGAAGTACAGGGCCCACTCGACGTCATCGTCAAGATCGGCGGGGCCGGCGTGTGCCGCACCGATCTGCACATCCTCGAAGGCCAATGGGCCGAAAAGTCAGGCGTCACACTGCCCTACACGATCGGGCACGAGAACGCCGGGTGGGTCCATGCCGTCGGCTCGGCGGTCACCAACGTGCGCGAGGGCGACAAGGTGATCCTGCATCCACTGGTGACGTGCGGGTTGTGCCGCGCCTGCCGATCCGGAGACGACGTCCATTGCGAGACGAGCGATTTCCCCGGCATCGACACCAACGGTGGATACGCCGATTACCTACGGACCAATGCGCGAACCGTCGTCAAGATCGACGATTCACTCGAACCGTCCGCCGTAGCCGCACTGGCCGATGCCGGTCTGACGGCGTACCACGCGGCGGCGAAGGCGGCCAGGCGTCTGACACCGCGAGACAAGTGCGTCGTCATCGGAGCAGGCGGTTTGGGCCACATCGGTATTCAGGTACTCGAGGCGCTGTCCCCGGCCGAGTTGATCGTCATCGACCGCAATGCCGATGCCGTGAAGCTGGCGCTCACCCTGGGCGCAGATCACGCGGTGGTCGCTGACGGTACCCAGGTCGATCAGGTCATGGAACTCACCCGCGGCTTCGGGGCCGAGGTGGTACTCGACTTCGTCGGCGAAAACGGCTCCACCGCAGAAGGATTGGCGATGACCAGGCGGGCCGGTGACTATCACGTCATCGGGTACGGCGAGAACGTCGACGTGCCGACCATCGACCTGGTCTCGGCGGAGAAGAACATCGTCGGCAATCTCGTCGGGTCCTACAACGACCTGTGTGATCTGATGTCGCTCGCCGCACGCGGTGCCGTCAACCTGCACACGCAGACCTACGCACTGGACGACTTTCAGAGCGCCATCGACGACCTCGACAACGGACGAGTTCGCGGCCGCGCGATTCTCGTACCGTGA
- the ligD gene encoding non-homologous end-joining DNA ligase, with amino-acid sequence MASSSPSIELPVGDRIVRISNPDRVYFPESGATKLDLVNYYLSVGDGIVRALRERPCMMHRFPKGLAGDKVHQKRVPNGAPPWLETVQVTFPRYNRTADELCVTELAHVAWAVQMSTVEFHPWNSRRADVEMPDEWRIDLDPMPDCSFDRVRRVAGVVQEVLGDLGAVGWPKTSGGHGLHIYVRIDPAYGFKDLRRAALAFAREVERRAPEDVTTTWWRKDRDPAKLFVDYNQNARDHTIASAYSVRGNQQATVSTPISWDEIADVDPREFTIFTVPARFADLGDLHAGIDDAVFAIDELLEWAERDEHQGLTEPEE; translated from the coding sequence ATGGCCAGTAGCTCTCCGTCGATCGAGTTACCGGTCGGTGACCGCATCGTTCGCATCTCCAATCCCGATCGGGTGTACTTCCCCGAGAGCGGGGCCACGAAGTTGGACCTGGTGAACTACTACCTGAGCGTCGGCGACGGCATAGTGCGTGCGCTGCGGGAGCGCCCGTGCATGATGCATCGTTTTCCCAAGGGCCTCGCCGGCGACAAGGTGCACCAGAAGCGCGTGCCCAACGGAGCGCCGCCGTGGCTCGAGACGGTGCAGGTCACGTTTCCCCGCTACAACCGCACGGCGGACGAGCTGTGCGTGACCGAACTGGCGCACGTGGCCTGGGCGGTGCAGATGTCGACCGTCGAATTCCATCCGTGGAACAGTCGCCGCGCCGACGTGGAGATGCCCGACGAGTGGCGTATCGACCTCGATCCGATGCCCGACTGTTCCTTCGACCGGGTACGACGCGTCGCCGGGGTGGTGCAGGAGGTTCTGGGAGATCTCGGTGCCGTCGGATGGCCCAAGACCTCCGGCGGGCACGGGCTGCACATCTACGTTCGGATCGACCCGGCCTACGGATTCAAGGACTTGCGAAGGGCGGCACTGGCTTTCGCGCGTGAGGTCGAGCGTCGCGCACCGGAGGACGTCACCACCACGTGGTGGCGCAAGGACCGCGATCCGGCGAAACTGTTCGTGGACTACAACCAGAATGCCCGTGATCACACCATCGCCAGCGCGTATTCGGTTCGCGGAAATCAGCAGGCGACGGTGTCGACGCCGATCTCCTGGGACGAGATTGCCGACGTCGATCCGCGCGAATTCACGATCTTCACAGTGCCTGCCCGATTCGCCGATCTGGGAGACCTGCACGCCGGCATCGATGACGCGGTGTTCGCCATCGACGAGTTACTCGAATGGGCTGAGCGGGACGAGCACCAGGGTTTGACGGAGCCCGAGGAGTAG
- a CDS encoding amidohydrolase family protein: protein MYTKNGENFFIVDAHVALWDARQENQRNIHGKQFIDCFYDYHRNLSPESELWTYDEYLYQGGERLMHDLFEIGYVDHAIFQPAHLGEFYKTGFGQTEEASALAAAHPDKLTYNHHFDPRNGERGLDQLRADAERFGLKGVKLYTAEWHGDSRGYKLDDDWTRRYLEVCREVGIKNIHVHKGPTIRPLDRDAFDVADVDHVATDFTDLNFVVEHCGLPRLEDFCWIATQEPNVYAGLAVAIPFMHTRPKYFGQIMGELLYWLGEDRIFFSSDYALWTPKWLVEGFVDFQIHESLDEYAPITLEQKKKVLGLNAAKLYDIPVPAELQLPDADETETGPRQPERADLAAV, encoded by the coding sequence ATGTACACGAAAAACGGCGAAAACTTCTTCATCGTCGACGCCCACGTCGCCCTGTGGGACGCGCGGCAGGAGAACCAACGCAACATCCACGGCAAGCAGTTCATCGACTGCTTCTACGACTATCACCGCAACCTCTCGCCCGAGAGCGAGCTGTGGACGTACGACGAGTACCTCTACCAGGGCGGCGAGCGGTTGATGCACGACCTGTTCGAGATCGGATACGTCGATCACGCGATCTTCCAGCCGGCGCACCTCGGGGAGTTCTACAAGACCGGGTTCGGGCAGACAGAGGAAGCGTCGGCGCTTGCCGCCGCACACCCGGACAAGTTGACCTACAACCACCACTTCGACCCGCGTAACGGCGAGCGTGGCCTCGACCAGCTACGCGCCGACGCGGAACGATTCGGGCTGAAGGGCGTCAAGCTCTACACCGCCGAGTGGCACGGCGACTCGCGTGGCTACAAGCTCGACGACGACTGGACGCGCCGCTACCTCGAGGTGTGCCGCGAGGTCGGCATCAAGAACATTCACGTGCACAAGGGTCCGACCATCCGTCCGCTCGACCGCGATGCGTTCGACGTCGCGGACGTAGACCATGTGGCCACCGACTTCACCGATCTGAACTTCGTCGTCGAACATTGCGGACTGCCGCGCCTCGAGGACTTCTGCTGGATCGCCACCCAGGAGCCCAACGTGTACGCCGGCCTCGCTGTGGCCATTCCGTTCATGCACACGCGCCCGAAGTACTTCGGTCAGATCATGGGTGAGCTGCTGTACTGGCTCGGCGAGGACCGCATCTTCTTCTCTTCCGACTATGCGCTGTGGACACCCAAGTGGCTGGTCGAAGGATTCGTCGACTTCCAGATCCACGAGTCCCTCGACGAATACGCGCCCATCACGCTCGAGCAGAAGAAAAAGGTGCTCGGACTCAACGCCGCCAAGCTCTACGACATCCCGGTGCCGGCCGAGCTGCAGCTGCCCGACGCCGACGAGACCGAGACCGGTCCTCGTCAGCCCGAACGCGCCGACCTCGCGGCGGTGTGA
- a CDS encoding putative quinol monooxygenase, translating to MIFITAKFKVKPEHADNWPEISRDFTEACQAEEGCLWYFWSRTLDDPTEYVLVEAFKDPDAGATHVNSDHFKQAQKDLPPYLQETPKIISQEVDGTDWNELGELAVD from the coding sequence TTGATCTTCATCACCGCCAAGTTCAAGGTCAAGCCCGAGCACGCCGACAACTGGCCCGAGATCTCACGCGATTTCACCGAAGCGTGCCAAGCCGAAGAAGGATGCCTCTGGTACTTCTGGTCGCGCACCCTCGACGACCCCACCGAGTACGTCCTGGTGGAGGCATTCAAGGATCCCGATGCCGGTGCGACGCACGTGAACTCGGATCACTTCAAGCAGGCCCAGAAGGACCTCCCGCCGTACCTGCAGGAGACGCCGAAGATCATCAGCCAGGAAGTCGACGGAACCGACTGGAACGAACTGGGCGAGCTCGCGGTCGACTAG
- a CDS encoding helix-turn-helix domain-containing protein, whose translation MAESEGLARARLHSEPLAAVSHRLLASWHRSQRYGVSLDEVAPVFSGTYDGESLFYRCGREVLDGLRDTLANEPVSMMLTDADGLVLDRVSADRELLAALDRVHLAPGFSYAEDQTGTNGLALALADRVPAVVRADEHYSLSLAGYTCAAAPVLDPLTGRVEGCVNLTTWSQSSSDLLLALAQSAAGNTSAMMLARSQGQQPRPAPRGEVFRVETAHSGAGSGIVDDLSPAWRSAFGTARSALADHGSVLMVGEAGSGRATVLARALRASRPRGRILSAGAPAARDAEAWLDLWTPELPKPDTAVVIRDVDRLPARAADTLAELLRRAGAGVPVTVTASNYDDVPHALAGLLRTVVELPALRHRPDDIAPLALHLAGRVRGRAVTLTGAAQRALREYAWPGNVAEVATVMHHAAIRADVIGVEHLPPEVLSHTTHRLTRIETFERDEMIRVLTRPGITMSEAAEELGMSRATIYRKRDRYGITLRS comes from the coding sequence ATGGCTGAATCGGAGGGCCTCGCGCGAGCCCGACTCCACTCGGAGCCCCTCGCTGCCGTCTCGCACCGTCTTCTCGCATCCTGGCACCGCAGTCAGCGGTACGGCGTTTCGCTGGACGAGGTTGCTCCCGTGTTCTCGGGAACCTACGACGGTGAATCCCTGTTCTACCGGTGCGGCCGGGAAGTGCTCGACGGTCTGCGCGACACGTTGGCGAACGAGCCGGTGTCGATGATGCTCACCGATGCCGACGGCCTCGTGCTGGATCGGGTGAGCGCCGACCGTGAGTTGCTCGCCGCTCTCGATCGCGTCCATCTGGCACCCGGGTTCTCGTATGCCGAGGATCAGACGGGGACCAACGGACTCGCGCTGGCGCTCGCGGATCGGGTGCCCGCGGTGGTCAGAGCCGACGAACACTACTCGCTGTCGTTGGCCGGGTACACGTGTGCGGCCGCTCCGGTGCTCGATCCACTGACCGGCCGGGTCGAGGGGTGCGTCAACCTCACGACGTGGTCGCAGTCGTCGTCGGATCTGCTTCTGGCCCTTGCTCAATCGGCGGCCGGGAACACCTCGGCCATGATGCTCGCACGGTCGCAGGGCCAGCAGCCTCGGCCGGCTCCGCGCGGTGAGGTGTTCCGGGTCGAGACCGCGCACAGCGGAGCGGGATCCGGCATCGTCGACGACCTCTCGCCGGCGTGGCGCAGCGCGTTCGGCACCGCGAGATCGGCTCTGGCCGATCATGGTTCGGTCTTGATGGTCGGCGAGGCAGGATCGGGTCGAGCCACCGTCCTTGCCCGAGCGCTGCGGGCATCGCGCCCCCGTGGCCGGATCCTCAGTGCCGGTGCACCCGCTGCCCGTGACGCCGAAGCCTGGCTCGACCTGTGGACGCCCGAATTGCCGAAACCCGATACCGCCGTGGTCATTCGTGACGTAGACAGGCTGCCCGCCCGCGCGGCGGACACGTTGGCCGAGCTATTGCGCCGCGCGGGAGCAGGCGTGCCGGTGACCGTGACGGCGTCGAACTACGACGACGTGCCGCATGCACTGGCCGGATTGCTGCGCACGGTCGTCGAATTGCCTGCACTTCGGCATCGACCCGACGACATCGCGCCTCTCGCACTGCACCTGGCGGGCCGGGTGCGCGGCCGGGCAGTCACGCTGACCGGCGCGGCCCAGCGGGCATTGCGTGAATATGCCTGGCCGGGCAACGTGGCGGAAGTGGCGACGGTGATGCATCACGCCGCGATTCGAGCCGATGTCATCGGCGTCGAACATTTACCGCCGGAGGTGCTCTCGCACACCACCCATCGGCTCACCCGCATCGAGACGTTCGAGCGCGACGAGATGATCCGCGTGCTCACGCGCCCCGGCATCACGATGAGCGAGGCGGCGGAGGAGCTGGGCATGAGCCGCGCGACCATCTACCGCAAAAGAGACCGTTACGGCATCACGCTGCGTTCTTGA
- a CDS encoding iron-sulfur cluster assembly protein, producing MTTATTTRKDEAYAALGVVLDPELDEPITDLGFVRSLEVDEGTVHLHLRLPTSFCSPNFAYLMSGDAKDVLTALPWTERVLVELDDHHDSDKINAGLAADAGYRGTFGHEAEEDLEELRATFRRKAYVAAMERSLMAWLRANPDSTENDLAAVVLGDLADDRTSTALLRRREALGLRVDPAAPALVDHTGRSHTGDLTMVMRRARATRVSIDGNAHFCRGLLQTRYPGSEEQQVPRMEGAFIPLTTLTVQHSTTQEQSR from the coding sequence ATGACAACCGCTACGACTACCAGGAAGGACGAGGCGTACGCCGCCCTCGGTGTCGTCCTGGATCCCGAATTGGACGAGCCCATCACCGATCTCGGCTTCGTCCGATCCCTCGAGGTAGACGAGGGCACCGTCCACCTTCATCTGCGGTTGCCCACGTCGTTCTGCTCGCCGAACTTCGCGTACCTCATGTCGGGGGATGCGAAGGACGTGTTGACGGCATTGCCGTGGACCGAGCGTGTTCTCGTCGAACTGGACGATCACCACGACTCGGACAAGATCAACGCCGGCCTCGCCGCCGACGCAGGTTACCGAGGCACTTTCGGGCACGAGGCCGAGGAGGACCTCGAGGAATTACGAGCGACGTTCCGACGCAAGGCATATGTGGCGGCGATGGAACGGTCGCTCATGGCATGGTTGCGCGCCAATCCCGACTCGACCGAAAATGACTTGGCTGCAGTGGTTCTCGGAGATCTAGCGGACGATCGCACCTCGACCGCGCTGCTTCGCCGACGTGAGGCACTCGGGCTGAGGGTCGACCCGGCAGCTCCGGCTCTGGTCGACCACACCGGTCGTTCACACACCGGAGATCTGACGATGGTGATGCGGCGCGCCCGCGCCACCCGCGTCTCGATCGACGGCAACGCGCACTTCTGTCGTGGATTGCTGCAGACCCGCTACCCAGGGTCGGAGGAGCAGCAAGTACCTCGGATGGAAGGCGCGTTCATCCCCCTCACCACCCTCACCGTCCAGCACAGCACTACACAGGAGCAGTCACGATGA